A portion of the Chloroflexaceae bacterium genome contains these proteins:
- a CDS encoding VWA domain-containing protein, translating to MMDVPITRFVALLKRHGIAVSPAEAIDALQGLALAGIDDRETVRVVLRSTLVKQCQAIAEFDRLFDLYFSLPAPAEDGSPEERSGAGSTLLPDAGGATVPTPEGARAELAPVEMETDRTTRAPVTPEYKGVDLSLFGQHLLLQQRKDAGQNGYKPTFHVNARHNPGMPAGGELSTGDPGEEIDLGGAVEALLADLRALEVDEALLEQLEARLAGGLTRLPELLRRYRVRDAALHRARDPAAAPPRATRRTYRFNDHERRQMDEIIRRLGRQMRGALSYRKTANRRGRINVSRTIRGNLKYDGVPFFPVLSNQREERPRLTVICDVSLSVRTTARFMLHLVYSLQSLFSRVRSFVFVSDLAEISAEIERSSLEETIDRVFSGEIINTEENSNYGRALEIFYERYRSAATSRTTLIILGDGRGNRNPPNAWILEELRRRCKQVIWLTPESRGSWHIGASDMPTYAPICHKVEVVRNLDQLGRVAESLVRSSFANRR from the coding sequence ATGATGGACGTCCCGATCACGCGCTTCGTCGCGCTGCTGAAACGCCACGGCATCGCCGTTTCGCCCGCCGAGGCGATAGACGCCCTCCAGGGGCTGGCCCTGGCGGGGATTGACGACCGCGAGACGGTGCGCGTGGTGCTGCGCAGCACGCTGGTGAAGCAGTGCCAGGCCATCGCCGAATTCGACCGGTTGTTCGACCTGTACTTCAGCCTGCCGGCCCCCGCTGAGGACGGCTCGCCGGAGGAGCGGTCCGGCGCCGGCTCCACGCTCCTGCCCGACGCGGGCGGCGCAACCGTTCCCACGCCGGAGGGGGCGCGGGCGGAGCTTGCTCCGGTCGAGATGGAGACGGATCGCACCACTCGCGCCCCGGTGACGCCAGAGTACAAAGGGGTGGATCTCTCGCTCTTCGGGCAGCATCTGCTCCTCCAGCAGCGCAAAGACGCCGGCCAGAACGGCTACAAGCCGACCTTCCACGTCAACGCCCGGCACAACCCCGGTATGCCCGCCGGAGGAGAACTGAGCACGGGCGACCCCGGCGAGGAGATCGATCTCGGCGGCGCAGTGGAGGCCCTGCTCGCCGACCTGCGCGCGCTCGAAGTGGACGAGGCCCTGCTGGAGCAACTGGAGGCCCGGCTTGCCGGGGGCCTCACCCGGCTGCCAGAGTTGCTGCGGCGCTACCGCGTTCGCGACGCCGCCCTGCATCGCGCCCGCGACCCCGCCGCGGCTCCGCCCCGCGCCACGCGGCGCACTTACCGCTTCAACGACCACGAGCGCCGCCAGATGGACGAGATCATCCGCCGCCTGGGCCGGCAGATGCGCGGCGCGCTCTCCTACCGCAAAACCGCCAACCGGCGCGGGCGGATCAACGTTTCGCGCACCATTCGCGGCAATCTGAAGTACGACGGGGTGCCCTTCTTCCCCGTGCTCTCCAACCAGCGCGAGGAGCGCCCGCGCCTGACGGTGATCTGCGACGTCAGCCTGTCGGTGCGCACCACGGCGCGCTTTATGCTCCACCTGGTCTACAGCCTGCAATCGCTCTTCAGCCGGGTGCGCAGCTTTGTCTTTGTGAGTGATCTGGCCGAAATCAGCGCCGAGATCGAACGCTCCAGCCTCGAGGAGACGATCGATCGCGTCTTCAGTGGCGAGATTATCAATACCGAAGAGAACAGCAATTACGGCCGGGCGCTGGAGATCTTTTACGAGCGCTACCGCTCGGCGGCCACCAGCCGCACCACGCTGATCATCCTGGGGGATGGGCGCGGCAATCGCAACCCGCCCAATGCCTGGATCCTGGAAGAGTTGCGCCGGCGCTGCAAACAGGTGATCTGGCTGACCCCCGAGTCGCGCGGGAGCTGGCACATCGGCGCGTCGGACATGCCCACGTATGCGCCGATCTGCCACAAGGTCGAAGTGGTGCGCAACCTCGACCAGTTGGGGCGCGTGGCCGAGAGCCTGGTGCGTAGCTCGTTTGCCAACCGGAGATAG
- a CDS encoding class I SAM-dependent methyltransferase — protein sequence MIPLVLSPWRHAALTACLARNLPATAGSQHFTVYRLEPAPHTPAAGPELVVVHTFRPEQIDNNLGFYVANELLPLLSVARGRLPEPSSADDPFVHDQQTLFEQCVGAIVRSMDGDERRAWHRFYVNSLAALERAMQSDQPAADFIGPFAVIYRRLMDLARGASLLDAGTCFGFLPLLMASRGGPPDTIVGCDLDAALVGFANAYARRAGLANVRFAVADLLGDDLARLGCFDTVTCVHVLEHLTPAQTLTALRALWQLTARRLIVTVPLEEQPDPRFGHRQTFTTERLAILGRELGGRFQTFELHGCWLVADR from the coding sequence ATGATCCCCCTGGTCCTGTCACCCTGGCGCCACGCCGCCCTCACCGCCTGCCTGGCCAGGAACCTTCCTGCCACGGCCGGCAGCCAGCATTTTACAGTGTACCGCCTGGAACCGGCCCCCCATACCCCGGCCGCCGGCCCGGAACTGGTAGTGGTGCATACCTTCCGCCCTGAGCAGATTGACAACAACCTCGGCTTCTATGTGGCTAACGAACTGCTGCCCCTGCTGAGCGTCGCCCGCGGGCGCCTGCCGGAGCCATCGTCCGCCGATGACCCCTTCGTCCACGACCAGCAGACGCTCTTTGAGCAATGCGTCGGGGCCATTGTGCGCTCGATGGACGGCGACGAGCGCCGCGCCTGGCATCGGTTTTATGTCAACTCCCTGGCCGCCCTGGAACGGGCCATGCAGAGCGACCAGCCCGCCGCTGATTTTATCGGCCCCTTCGCGGTGATCTACCGCAGGTTGATGGACCTGGCCCGTGGAGCGAGCCTGCTCGACGCCGGGACCTGTTTCGGCTTCCTGCCCCTGCTCATGGCAAGCCGGGGCGGTCCGCCGGACACCATTGTCGGCTGCGACCTCGACGCCGCCCTGGTCGGCTTCGCCAACGCCTATGCCCGGCGCGCCGGGCTGGCCAACGTCCGCTTCGCTGTCGCCGATCTGCTCGGCGACGACCTGGCGCGCCTGGGGTGCTTCGACACGGTGACCTGCGTGCACGTGCTGGAACACCTGACGCCAGCGCAAACCCTGACTGCCCTGCGCGCCCTCTGGCAGCTTACCGCGCGGCGCCTGATCGTGACCGTGCCCCTCGAAGAGCAGCCCGATCCGCGCTTCGGCCACCGCCAGACCTTCACCACCGAACGCCTGGCGATCCTGGGCCGCGAACTTGGGGGCCGCTTCCAGACCTTTGAATTGCATGGCTGCTGGCTGGTGGCAGACCGGTGA